From Chryseobacterium salivictor, a single genomic window includes:
- the rpmC gene encoding 50S ribosomal protein L29 yields MKKADIKNLSAGDIQNKLVEVKADFYKMKLSHSISPIENPIQIKDLRRTIARLETELTLKQQS; encoded by the coding sequence ATGAAAAAAGCTGACATCAAAAATCTAAGCGCAGGAGACATTCAGAACAAACTAGTTGAAGTGAAAGCAGATTTCTATAAAATGAAATTATCGCACAGCATCAGCCCGATTGAAAATCCTATTCAAATCAAAGACTTGAGAAGAACAATCGCAAGACTGGAAACTGAATTAACACTAAAACAACAATCATAA
- the rplV gene encoding 50S ribosomal protein L22 — protein sequence MGSRKRESALARKIANQDVAKALHNDCPSSPRKMRLVADIIRGVEVDKALSILKYSKKDASNKLEKVLLSAMANWQSKNEGADIEEANLIVKEIMVDSARQLKRLRPAPQGRGHRIRKRSNHITLILGTKDNK from the coding sequence ATGGGATCAAGAAAAAGAGAAAGTGCATTGGCACGTAAAATAGCAAACCAGGATGTAGCAAAAGCGTTACATAATGACTGCCCGTCTTCTCCTAGAAAAATGAGATTAGTAGCTGATATCATTAGAGGAGTAGAAGTAGATAAGGCATTGAGTATCCTTAAATATTCCAAAAAAGATGCTTCAAATAAATTAGAGAAAGTACTTCTTTCTGCGATGGCTAACTGGCAATCAAAGAACGAAGGTGCTGATATCGAAGAAGCAAACTTAATCGTAAAAGAAATTATGGTTGACAGTGCAAGACAATTGAAGAGACTAAGACCGGCACCACAAGGTAGAGGTCATAGAATCAGAAAAAGATCAAACCACATCACTTTAATTTTAGGAACTAAAGATAATAAATAA
- a CDS encoding GLPGLI family protein, which yields MIAINNVKFLPYFFLIPFLFNSQTKRFYYNLNFKPSDDSSLIQKEILVLDINADKNLFYSNEYLRIDSLNNTNSTFKFAYPKFKKIIAWENKKNTFKVYNNLSMNYYFYSTSQKIEWILTGEKKKIGDYLVQKAIGSYGKRMWNVWFTNEIALPYGPYFFNGLPGLVLEAYDDDYNYHFSFIQNKNFSTITDSEKIIEKYLGVRKFEIKEDEWPKVLLNYYNNPIPEYKQGNAIRLKNDGTQFSDQDYRELERNLKFSIKNNNNPIDLNERINYP from the coding sequence ATGATTGCAATAAATAATGTTAAGTTTTTACCATATTTTTTTCTAATTCCTTTTTTATTTAATTCACAAACGAAAAGATTTTATTATAATTTAAATTTCAAACCTAGTGATGATTCCTCATTAATACAAAAAGAAATTCTAGTATTAGATATTAATGCAGATAAAAATTTGTTTTATAGTAATGAATATCTTCGAATTGATTCTTTAAATAACACAAACTCTACTTTTAAATTTGCTTATCCAAAATTTAAAAAGATTATTGCATGGGAGAACAAAAAGAATACTTTTAAAGTATATAATAATCTTTCCATGAATTATTATTTCTATTCAACTAGCCAAAAGATAGAGTGGATATTAACGGGTGAAAAGAAAAAAATAGGAGACTATTTAGTGCAAAAAGCAATTGGTTCTTATGGAAAAAGAATGTGGAATGTCTGGTTTACAAATGAAATAGCTTTACCTTATGGTCCATATTTTTTTAATGGTTTACCAGGGTTGGTTTTAGAAGCTTATGATGATGATTATAATTATCACTTTTCATTTATTCAAAATAAAAACTTTTCAACAATAACCGATTCAGAGAAAATTATTGAAAAATATTTAGGTGTTAGAAAATTTGAAATAAAGGAAGATGAATGGCCTAAAGTATTACTTAATTATTATAATAATCCTATTCCTGAATACAAACAAGGAAATGCCATTAGGTTGAAAAATGATGGAACTCAATTTTCAGATCAAGACTACAGAGAACTAGAGAGAAATTTGAAATTTTCTATAAAAAACAATAATAACCCTATTGATTTGAATGAAAGAATAAATTATCCGTAA
- the rplE gene encoding 50S ribosomal protein L5, with protein sequence MEYIARPKQIYKEKIVPTMMEEFGYKSVMQVPKLLKIVVSQGLGAATADKKIVDYGIEELTAITGQKAVGTLSKKDEAAFKLRKGMPVGARVTLRSNQMYEFLDRLTSSALPRIRDFSGIKADGFDGRGNYNLGITEQIIFPEIAIDKVKKIQGMDITFVTSAKTDKEAKSLLTHFGMPFKKN encoded by the coding sequence ATGGAATATATAGCAAGACCAAAACAAATATATAAAGAGAAAATTGTTCCTACAATGATGGAAGAATTTGGGTACAAATCTGTGATGCAGGTTCCTAAATTATTGAAAATCGTTGTGTCACAAGGTTTGGGTGCAGCAACAGCTGACAAGAAAATTGTTGATTACGGAATCGAAGAACTTACAGCAATCACTGGTCAAAAAGCAGTTGGAACTCTTTCTAAGAAAGATGAAGCAGCTTTCAAATTAAGAAAAGGAATGCCTGTAGGTGCTAGAGTTACTTTAAGATCAAATCAAATGTATGAGTTCTTAGACCGGTTAACTTCTTCAGCTTTGCCACGTATCCGTGATTTTAGCGGTATCAAAGCAGATGGTTTCGACGGTAGAGGAAATTACAACTTAGGGATTACTGAGCAAATCATCTTCCCGGAGATTGCAATTGACAAAGTGAAAAAAATCCAGGGGATGGACATTACTTTTGTAACTTCTGCGAAAACTGACAAAGAAGCTAAATCACTATTAACGCATTTCGGTATGCCTTTCAAAAAGAACTAA
- the rpsN gene encoding 30S ribosomal protein S14 yields the protein MAKESMKARERKREATVAKYAEKRKALKEAGDYLGLQKLPKDASPVRLHNRCKLTGRPRGYMRTFGLSRVTFREMANNGLIPGVKKASW from the coding sequence ATGGCTAAAGAATCAATGAAAGCGCGCGAGCGCAAAAGAGAAGCAACGGTAGCTAAGTATGCAGAGAAAAGAAAAGCTTTGAAAGAAGCTGGAGATTATCTGGGCTTACAAAAATTGCCAAAAGATGCTTCGCCAGTAAGACTACACAACAGATGTAAATTAACTGGAAGACCAAGAGGTTACATGAGAACATTCGGTCTTTCAAGAGTAACTTTCAGAGAAATGGCCAACAACGGTCTTATCCCGGGAGTGAAAAAAGCAAGTTGGTAA
- the rplW gene encoding 50S ribosomal protein L23, translating into MSIIIKPIISEKANYLTDLRGHYSFLVNPKSNKIQIKKAIEVAYGVKVADISTMIYAPKVSSKHTKKGLQVGKTSKLKKAVVALAEGEVIDIFATN; encoded by the coding sequence ATGTCTATTATCATTAAACCAATCATCTCAGAAAAAGCAAACTATCTTACAGATTTGAGAGGACATTATTCTTTTTTAGTTAACCCTAAATCGAATAAAATCCAGATCAAAAAGGCGATAGAAGTTGCTTACGGTGTAAAAGTAGCAGACATTAGTACAATGATTTATGCGCCTAAAGTTTCTTCGAAACACACCAAAAAAGGATTACAAGTTGGGAAAACCAGCAAATTGAAAAAAGCAGTCGTTGCCCTTGCAGAAGGAGAAGTGATTGATATTTTTGCAACCAACTAA
- the rpsQ gene encoding 30S ribosomal protein S17 — translation MMDRNLRKERIGIVSSNKMEKTIVVSETTRVKHPMYGKFVLKTKKYTAHDENNECTEGDTVLITETRPLSKSKRWRLVRIIEKAK, via the coding sequence ATCATGGATAGAAATTTAAGAAAAGAAAGAATCGGAATCGTTTCTAGCAATAAAATGGAAAAAACCATTGTTGTAAGTGAAACGACGAGAGTAAAACACCCGATGTACGGTAAATTCGTTCTGAAAACGAAAAAATATACCGCTCATGATGAGAACAACGAGTGTACTGAAGGCGATACAGTATTGATTACTGAAACAAGGCCTTTAAGTAAAAGTAAAAGATGGAGATTAGTAAGAATCATTGAAAAAGCTAAGTAA
- a CDS encoding GLPGLI family protein encodes MKLLLFFLFLSINCYSQNINVYYQYVALYDMENDKNVFQSEPLVLSIEPGNGKSVFRSLYKSQRDSIINSVKDKSFSALSALAIQLPKPSYQFVYFKNPNSILIQDDVNTKIYIYPRNYPKNEWRLGKESKIIGGYKCQNAFLDFGGRTWEAWYALDLPLNDGPINFRGLPGIILEMYDTQKHHAFKFLGIDFSKQLYVEQNADVVKLNSIDQFRKIRKNAKHNMIAEWEELGVVYSPEAKKKINDQQRTEEKNRNPLELVPED; translated from the coding sequence ATGAAGTTGCTGTTATTTTTCTTGTTTTTAAGCATCAATTGTTACTCACAAAACATTAATGTGTATTATCAATACGTCGCATTATATGATATGGAGAACGATAAAAATGTTTTTCAAAGTGAACCGCTTGTTTTATCTATTGAGCCAGGAAATGGCAAATCTGTATTTAGAAGTTTGTATAAATCTCAAAGAGATTCAATTATAAATTCTGTAAAAGACAAAAGCTTTTCTGCGCTATCCGCATTGGCAATACAATTACCGAAGCCTTCCTATCAATTTGTATATTTCAAGAATCCGAACTCTATACTCATTCAAGATGATGTGAATACCAAAATATATATTTATCCGAGAAACTATCCGAAAAATGAATGGAGATTAGGAAAGGAATCTAAAATAATTGGAGGTTACAAATGTCAAAATGCCTTCTTAGATTTTGGAGGTAGAACATGGGAGGCATGGTATGCTTTAGATTTGCCACTAAATGATGGACCAATCAATTTCAGAGGACTTCCTGGTATTATTTTAGAAATGTATGATACTCAAAAACATCATGCATTCAAATTTTTAGGAATAGATTTTAGTAAGCAATTATATGTTGAACAAAATGCAGATGTCGTAAAACTTAATTCTATCGATCAGTTTAGAAAAATCAGGAAAAATGCAAAACATAATATGATTGCAGAATGGGAAGAATTAGGAGTAGTTTACTCTCCAGAAGCCAAAAAGAAAATTAATGATCAACAACGAACAGAAGAGAAAAATAGAAATCCTTTAGAACTTGTTCCAGAAGATTGA
- the rplF gene encoding 50S ribosomal protein L6 — protein MSRIGKSIIEIPANVTVTEKDGLVTVKGPKGELTQQLGEGITLKQEDGILTLDRPSESKQHKALHGLYRALINNMVQGTAEGWTKKLELVGVGYRASNQGNRLDLALGFSHGIVLDLPKEIVVETLSEKGKNPIITLTSFDKQLLGMVAAKIRSFRKPEPYKGKGVRFVGEIVRRKAGKSA, from the coding sequence ATGTCAAGAATTGGTAAATCAATTATAGAAATTCCCGCTAATGTTACCGTAACCGAAAAAGACGGATTGGTAACTGTGAAAGGACCGAAAGGCGAACTTACACAGCAGTTAGGCGAAGGAATCACTCTAAAGCAAGAAGACGGGATTCTAACTTTAGACCGTCCGTCGGAATCAAAACAACATAAAGCATTACACGGTCTTTACAGAGCGTTAATCAATAATATGGTTCAAGGAACTGCCGAAGGGTGGACCAAAAAACTGGAATTGGTAGGAGTAGGATACAGAGCATCTAATCAAGGAAACAGATTAGATTTAGCTTTAGGATTCTCACACGGGATCGTACTGGATCTTCCTAAAGAAATCGTGGTAGAAACCTTATCTGAAAAAGGTAAAAACCCTATCATTACTTTAACATCATTTGACAAACAATTATTAGGAATGGTTGCTGCAAAGATCAGATCTTTCAGAAAACCAGAACCATATAAAGGAAAAGGTGTTAGATTCGTTGGAGAAATTGTAAGACGTAAAGCTGGTAAATCTGCTTAA
- the rplC gene encoding 50S ribosomal protein L3 encodes MSGIIGKKIGMTSLFDEAGKNIPCTVIQAGPCSVLQVRTVEKDGYKAAQLGFDDKSEKNVGKALAGHFKKAGSTPKAKLVEFYNEFVENLSVGDEVKVNLFAQGEYVDVTGTSKGKGFQGVVKRHNFRGVMQATHGQHNRLRAPGSIGAGSDPSRVFKGMRMAGRMGGKQVTVQNLEVLRVDEEQNLLVVKGAVPGAKNSYVIIRKWN; translated from the coding sequence ATGTCAGGTATTATTGGTAAAAAGATCGGGATGACATCGCTGTTTGACGAAGCTGGGAAGAATATTCCTTGTACCGTTATTCAAGCAGGTCCATGCTCGGTTTTACAGGTCAGAACCGTTGAAAAGGATGGGTACAAAGCTGCTCAACTTGGTTTCGATGACAAGAGTGAAAAGAACGTTGGTAAAGCGTTAGCCGGCCACTTCAAAAAGGCAGGTTCAACTCCAAAAGCTAAATTGGTAGAATTCTATAATGAATTCGTAGAAAATTTAAGCGTTGGAGATGAAGTGAAAGTGAACTTATTTGCGCAAGGTGAATATGTTGATGTAACAGGAACTTCAAAAGGTAAAGGTTTCCAGGGGGTTGTGAAGAGACACAATTTCCGTGGGGTAATGCAAGCGACTCATGGACAGCACAACCGATTAAGAGCCCCAGGTTCTATTGGTGCAGGTTCTGATCCTTCCAGAGTATTCAAAGGAATGCGTATGGCAGGAAGAATGGGTGGTAAGCAGGTTACCGTACAAAACCTGGAAGTGTTAAGAGTAGATGAAGAACAAAATCTTTTAGTAGTAAAAGGGGCTGTTCCGGGAGCGAAAAATTCTTATGTAATTATCAGAAAATGGAACTAG
- a CDS encoding GLPGLI family protein: MMKFKKISFLVLFISSLFFSQKNKEGVISYEQNYKGKTLNAILLFDSNYSLYKISTAKEHTSIYTSSDGSLVYPSNTIDSIANKTRFILFDNAKNYFYNNNINGNKEHLIIDQKKFNWKVSTEEKNILGYECSKATTVIGNVEYIAWFTNQIPLSYGPVKINGLNGIILEISDVNGDLKILAKNITIQKSSAEIENFAENYNFNSSITEEEYQKLFNNHLIDIENKINKQREFYSKEKVILKKECNDCNK; encoded by the coding sequence ATGATGAAGTTTAAGAAAATTTCTTTTCTCGTACTTTTTATATCTTCTTTATTCTTTTCGCAAAAAAATAAAGAAGGGGTAATTTCTTATGAACAAAATTATAAAGGTAAAACGTTAAATGCCATTTTACTTTTTGATTCAAATTATTCATTATATAAAATTTCAACTGCTAAAGAGCATACTTCAATTTATACTTCATCAGATGGTTCTTTAGTCTATCCTTCTAATACAATAGATAGTATTGCAAATAAAACACGGTTTATTTTATTTGATAATGCTAAAAATTATTTTTACAATAATAACATTAATGGTAATAAAGAACATTTAATCATTGATCAAAAGAAGTTTAACTGGAAGGTTTCTACTGAAGAAAAAAACATTCTAGGATATGAATGTTCAAAAGCAACTACCGTAATAGGTAACGTAGAATACATTGCTTGGTTTACAAACCAAATTCCCTTATCATACGGGCCGGTTAAAATTAATGGTTTAAATGGTATTATTTTGGAAATAAGTGATGTTAATGGAGATTTGAAAATTTTGGCAAAAAATATTACAATACAGAAGTCTAGCGCAGAAATTGAAAATTTTGCTGAAAATTACAATTTCAACTCATCTATTACTGAAGAAGAATACCAAAAGCTATTTAATAATCACCTTATTGATATTGAGAATAAAATTAATAAGCAAAGAGAATTCTATTCAAAAGAAAAAGTTATTTTAAAAAAAGAATGTAATGATTGCAATAAATAA
- a CDS encoding DUF1294 domain-containing protein, with product MNEFFIAFLTTVNTGSFIYFGLDKRKAIKQENRVPETSLLIMTTFGGAIGSVLGMLIFNHKTNKKSFIFKMLAVIVIQILIVYSIYNYYK from the coding sequence ATGAATGAATTCTTTATCGCTTTTCTCACTACGGTTAATACCGGAAGTTTCATCTATTTTGGACTCGACAAACGCAAAGCCATAAAACAAGAAAACCGAGTTCCCGAAACCTCATTATTAATCATGACTACCTTTGGAGGAGCAATCGGGTCAGTATTAGGAATGCTCATCTTTAATCACAAAACCAACAAGAAAAGTTTCATATTCAAAATGTTGGCAGTAATTGTGATTCAAATTTTAATTGTATATTCGATTTACAATTATTACAAATGA
- the rplB gene encoding 50S ribosomal protein L2: protein MSVRKLKPITPGQRFRVVNNFDEITTNKPEKSLTVGISKSGGRNNTGKMTMRYTGGGHKQKYRIIDFKRNKFDVEATVKSVEYDPNRTAFIALLEYADGEKRYIIAPTGIKVDQKVISSETAEPNVGNAMKLKNIPLGTVISCIELKPGQGGIMARSAGSSAQLTSRDKKYVIIKLPSGESRMVLGECMAMIGAVSNHDHMLTVSGKAGRSRWLGRRPRTRPVVMNPVDHPMGGGEGKSSGGHPRSRNGMPSKGYKTRKKNKASNRHIISKRK, encoded by the coding sequence ATGTCTGTTAGAAAATTAAAACCTATCACCCCGGGACAGAGATTCAGAGTTGTAAACAACTTTGATGAAATTACTACCAACAAACCAGAGAAATCTCTAACCGTTGGTATTAGTAAGTCAGGTGGTCGTAACAATACTGGTAAAATGACCATGCGTTACACCGGAGGTGGACACAAACAAAAATACAGAATTATCGACTTCAAAAGAAACAAGTTTGATGTTGAAGCTACGGTAAAATCTGTTGAGTACGATCCAAACAGAACTGCTTTCATCGCTCTATTGGAATATGCAGACGGAGAGAAGAGATATATCATCGCTCCAACCGGTATTAAAGTAGATCAGAAAGTAATCTCCTCAGAGACTGCAGAGCCAAATGTTGGTAATGCAATGAAATTGAAAAACATTCCTTTGGGAACTGTTATTTCTTGTATCGAATTGAAGCCTGGTCAAGGTGGAATTATGGCAAGAAGTGCGGGATCATCGGCACAGTTAACTTCAAGAGATAAGAAATACGTAATCATTAAATTACCTTCAGGAGAATCCAGAATGGTTCTTGGAGAATGTATGGCAATGATTGGTGCAGTATCTAACCACGATCACATGCTTACCGTTTCCGGTAAAGCAGGTAGAAGCAGATGGTTGGGTAGAAGACCTAGAACAAGACCAGTAGTAATGAACCCTGTAGATCACCCAATGGGAGGTGGTGAAGGTAAGTCTTCTGGAGGTCACCCAAGATCAAGAAATGGTATGCCTTCTAAAGGTTACAAAACCAGAAAGAAAAACAAAGCGTCTAACCGTCATATCATATCTAAACGAAAATAA
- the rplX gene encoding 50S ribosomal protein L24: MTKLKIKRGDNVIITTGKKEIKGKKGEVIEVIRKEGKDARVIVAGLNIVKKHTKPSAGNPQGGIVEKEASIHISNVMLIDKNGKPTKTGSKVEGDKKVRVAKSTGETL; this comes from the coding sequence ATGACAAAGTTAAAAATCAAAAGAGGAGATAACGTAATCATCACTACCGGAAAGAAAGAAATTAAAGGTAAAAAAGGTGAGGTTATTGAGGTGATCAGAAAAGAAGGCAAAGACGCCAGAGTAATCGTTGCAGGTTTAAATATTGTTAAAAAACATACCAAACCATCAGCAGGTAACCCACAAGGCGGAATTGTAGAAAAAGAAGCATCAATCCATATTTCAAATGTTATGTTGATCGACAAAAACGGTAAACCAACAAAAACAGGAAGTAAGGTAGAAGGTGATAAAAAAGTGAGAGTTGCTAAATCAACCGGTGAAACTTTATAA
- the rpsS gene encoding 30S ribosomal protein S19, with translation MSRSLKKGPFIHHTLDKKVQTNIESGKKTVIKTWSRASMISPDFVGQTIAVHNGKSFIPVYVTENMVGHKLGEFSPTRSFRGHGGNKNKGGR, from the coding sequence ATGTCAAGATCACTTAAAAAAGGACCTTTCATTCATCACACTTTAGATAAGAAGGTTCAGACAAATATAGAGTCTGGTAAGAAAACAGTAATCAAAACTTGGTCTAGAGCATCAATGATCTCTCCAGACTTCGTAGGACAAACCATCGCAGTACACAACGGAAAATCTTTTATTCCGGTATATGTAACTGAAAATATGGTAGGTCATAAGTTAGGCGAATTTTCTCCGACAAGATCTTTTAGAGGTCACGGCGGTAACAAAAATAAAGGAGGTAGATAA
- the rpsH gene encoding 30S ribosomal protein S8: MVTDPISDFLTRVRNAQSAGHKVVDIPASKIKKEITKILFDQGYILNYKFEDNAVQGNIKIALKYDKTTNKPIIKSIQRASRPGLRQYKGSGELPRVLNGLGIAIISTSRGVMTDKKARQEKVGGEVICYVY, from the coding sequence ATGGTAACAGATCCAATTTCAGATTTCCTAACCAGAGTAAGGAACGCACAAAGCGCAGGCCACAAAGTGGTGGATATTCCTGCATCGAAAATCAAAAAGGAGATTACAAAAATTTTGTTTGATCAGGGGTATATTTTGAACTACAAGTTCGAAGATAACGCTGTTCAGGGAAACATCAAAATCGCTTTAAAGTACGACAAAACAACCAACAAACCTATCATCAAAAGCATCCAAAGAGCTTCAAGACCAGGTTTGAGACAATACAAAGGTTCAGGTGAACTTCCAAGAGTATTGAACGGTTTGGGAATTGCAATTATCTCAACTTCGAGAGGAGTAATGACCGATAAAAAAGCACGTCAGGAAAAAGTTGGTGGAGAAGTAATCTGCTATGTTTATTAA
- the rplN gene encoding 50S ribosomal protein L14 — MLQTESRLKVADNTGAKEVLVIRVLGGTRRRYASVGDKIVVTIKDSTPQGTAKKGTISKAVVVRTKKAVRRKDGSYIKFDDNACVLLNATGEMRGTRVFGPVARELRDKEYMKVISLAPEVL, encoded by the coding sequence ATGTTACAAACCGAATCAAGATTAAAAGTTGCTGATAACACAGGTGCAAAAGAAGTACTGGTTATTAGAGTTCTAGGAGGAACTAGAAGAAGATATGCTTCAGTTGGTGATAAGATCGTAGTTACTATCAAAGATTCTACACCACAAGGAACTGCAAAAAAAGGAACTATTTCTAAAGCAGTAGTTGTAAGAACAAAAAAAGCAGTAAGACGAAAAGATGGTTCATACATCAAATTCGACGACAACGCTTGTGTTCTTTTAAATGCTACCGGTGAAATGAGAGGAACCAGAGTTTTCGGACCTGTGGCTCGTGAACTAAGAGACAAAGAATATATGAAAGTCATTTCATTAGCTCCTGAAGTACTTTAA
- the rpsC gene encoding 30S ribosomal protein S3, giving the protein MGQKTNPIGNRLGIIRGWDSNWYGGKDYGDRIAEDYKIRRYLEARLSKGGISKIYIERTLKLVTITITTARPGLIIGKGGQEVDKLKEELKKLTDKDIQINIFEIKRPELDAVLVADSIAKQIENRISYRRAVKMSIQSTMRMGAEGIKVQISGRLNGAEMARSESFKEGRIPLSTFRADIDYHIGEALTQYGKLGVKVWIMKGEVYGKRDLSPLVGQQKKAPAGRGDRNDRNDRGDRGDRRPRDRK; this is encoded by the coding sequence ATGGGACAGAAGACAAATCCAATTGGTAACAGATTAGGTATCATCAGAGGATGGGATTCAAACTGGTATGGTGGTAAAGATTATGGAGACAGAATCGCAGAAGACTACAAGATCAGAAGATACCTTGAGGCAAGATTATCTAAAGGTGGAATTTCAAAAATCTACATCGAGAGAACATTGAAATTAGTAACCATTACAATTACGACTGCTAGACCGGGATTAATTATCGGTAAAGGAGGACAGGAAGTTGATAAATTGAAAGAAGAATTAAAAAAATTGACGGATAAAGACATCCAGATCAATATCTTCGAAATCAAAAGACCTGAACTTGATGCAGTTTTAGTTGCAGACAGTATCGCAAAGCAAATCGAAAATAGAATTTCTTACAGAAGAGCTGTGAAAATGTCAATTCAAAGCACCATGAGAATGGGAGCCGAAGGAATCAAAGTACAGATCTCTGGAAGATTAAACGGAGCTGAGATGGCAAGAAGCGAATCTTTCAAAGAAGGAAGAATCCCATTGTCAACTTTTAGAGCAGATATCGATTACCATATCGGTGAAGCACTTACTCAGTACGGGAAACTAGGAGTGAAAGTTTGGATTATGAAAGGGGAAGTGTACGGTAAAAGAGACCTTAGCCCATTAGTAGGACAACAGAAAAAAGCACCTGCAGGAAGAGGAGATCGTAACGATCGTAATGACAGAGGAGACAGAGGCGATAGAAGACCAAGAGATAGAAAATAA
- the rplD gene encoding 50S ribosomal protein L4: MELVVLNTSGKETGRSVSLDEAIFGIEPNQHAVYLEVKQYLAAQRQGTHKSKERNEISGSTKKLKKQKGSGSARYGSIKSPTFKGGGRVFGPKPRDYRFKLNKALKRLAKKSVLSQKMRDNSIIVLEAFNFEAPKTKEFISLNNALGFEGKKALYILPEANKNVYLSSRNLAKTKVLTYNEISSYDLVNAGEIVFLEGAIEKFQENLRK, encoded by the coding sequence ATGGAACTAGTAGTATTAAATACATCAGGAAAAGAAACCGGAAGAAGTGTATCTCTTGACGAAGCTATCTTCGGAATTGAGCCAAACCAGCACGCGGTTTACTTAGAGGTTAAGCAATATCTTGCTGCACAAAGACAAGGTACGCACAAATCAAAAGAAAGAAACGAAATCTCAGGATCAACTAAGAAACTTAAGAAACAAAAGGGTTCTGGTTCTGCTAGATACGGTAGCATCAAATCGCCAACTTTCAAAGGTGGAGGTAGAGTTTTTGGTCCAAAACCAAGAGACTACAGATTCAAATTGAATAAGGCCTTGAAAAGATTAGCTAAAAAATCTGTTCTTTCGCAAAAAATGAGAGATAATTCAATCATAGTATTAGAAGCTTTCAATTTTGAAGCTCCTAAAACCAAAGAATTTATCAGCTTGAACAATGCGTTAGGATTTGAAGGTAAAAAAGCGCTTTATATCTTACCGGAAGCGAACAAAAACGTTTATCTGTCATCAAGAAACCTGGCGAAAACCAAAGTTTTGACTTATAACGAAATCAGTTCTTACGACTTAGTAAACGCTGGTGAGATCGTATTCTTAGAAGGTGCAATAGAAAAATTCCAAGAAAATTTAAGAAAATAA
- the rplP gene encoding 50S ribosomal protein L16, translated as MLQPRRTKFRKVHKMKMKGIAQRGSQLAYGTFGIKANEGAWITARQIEAARIAATRYMKREGQLWIKIFPDKPITKKPAEVRMGKGKGAVEYWVSVVKPGKIMFEVGGVPYEVAKEALRLAAQKLPVTTRFVVANDFVQPQ; from the coding sequence ATGTTACAACCAAGAAGAACCAAATTCCGTAAAGTTCACAAGATGAAAATGAAGGGGATTGCTCAAAGAGGCAGTCAACTTGCATACGGAACTTTCGGGATCAAAGCTAATGAAGGAGCTTGGATCACTGCAAGACAAATTGAAGCAGCGCGTATTGCTGCAACAAGATATATGAAAAGAGAAGGTCAGTTATGGATCAAAATATTTCCAGACAAGCCTATTACTAAAAAACCAGCCGAAGTAAGGATGGGGAAAGGTAAAGGTGCCGTGGAATATTGGGTATCTGTAGTGAAACCTGGTAAAATTATGTTTGAAGTAGGTGGCGTACCTTATGAAGTTGCAAAAGAAGCACTTCGTCTTGCCGCTCAGAAACTTCCTGTTACTACAAGATTTGTAGTTGCTAACGATTTTGTTCAACCTCAATAA